From Anopheles coluzzii chromosome 3, AcolN3, whole genome shotgun sequence, the proteins below share one genomic window:
- the LOC120956645 gene encoding ethanolamine-phosphate cytidylyltransferase isoform X4, with translation MANRNENGHSGNADKEVRVWCDGCYDMVHFGHANSLRQAKALGHKLVVGIHNDEDITKNKGPPVFTQEERYKMVRGIKWVDEVVEDAPYVTTLETLDKYDCDFCVHGDDITLTADGVDTYHLVKKAQRYKEVSRTAGVSTTDLVGRMLLLTKNHFKQGSSQLGQDHTARSPWTGCSQFLPTTQKIIQFSDGKAPKPTDRIVYVAGAFDLFHVGHLDFLEKAKEHGDYLIVGLHTDPVVNQYKGGNYPIMNLHERVLSVLACKYVNEVVIGAPYSVTADLMEHFNVGLVCHGQTHIALDVGNIDPYAIPKQMGKFMLIDSGNTITTEDIVERIIRHRLEFEQRNKKKEKKEIEVYEAMQKVKLAQKSG, from the exons ATGGCAAATCGGAACGAAAACGGCCACTCCGGCAACGCCGACAAGGAAGTGCGCGTCTGGTGCGATGGATG CTACGATATGGTACACTTTGGACATGCGAATTCCCTCCGCCAGGCGAAGGCGCTCGGCCACAAGCTCGTTGTCGGCATCCATAACGACGAGGACATTACTAAGAACAAGGGCCCGCCAGTATTTACGCAGGAGGAAAG ATACAAAATGGTGCGTGGCATCAAATGGGTCGATGAGGTGGTGGAAGACGCGCCGTACGTAACCACGCTCGAAACGCTCGACAAGTACGACTGTGACTTCTGCGTGCACGGTG ATGACATCACCCTAACAGCGGATGGTGTGGACACGTACCATTTAGTCAAAAAGGCACAGCGATACAa GGAAGTATCGAGGACGGCAGGAGTTTCGACGACGGATCTGGTCGGACGCATGCTACTCCTTACCAAGAACCATTTTAAGCAAG GCTCGTCCCAGCTCGGCCAGGACCATACGGCCCGCAGCCCCTGGACCGGCTGCTCCCAGTTCCTGCCGACGACGCAAAAAATCATCCAGTTCAGTGACGGCAAGGCGCCGAAGCCGACCGACCGCATCGTGTACGTGGCCGGTGCGTTCGACCTGTTTCACGTCGGCCATCTGGACTTCCTGGAGAAGGCGAAGGAGCACGGCGACTATCTGATCGTCGGGCTGCACACCGACCCGGTGGTGAACCAGTACAAGGGCGGCAACTATCCGATCATGAACCTGCACGAGCGCGTGCTAAGTGTGCTGGCCTGCAAGTACGTGAACGAGGTGGTGATCGGCGCGCCGTACTCGGTGACGGCCGACCTGATGGAACACTTTAACGTGGGGCTGGTGTGCCACGGTCAGACGCACATTGCGCTGGATGTGGGTAATATCGATCCGTACGCGATACCGAAGCAGATGGGCAAGTTTATGCTGATTGATTCCG gcaACACCATCACGACGGAAGACATTGTGGAAAGAATCATTCGCCATCGGCTCGAGTTTGAGCAGcgcaacaaaaagaaggaaaagaaggagATTGAAGTGTACGAGGCGATGCAGAAGGTGAAGCTGGCCCAGAAATCCGGTTGA
- the LOC120956645 gene encoding ethanolamine-phosphate cytidylyltransferase isoform X2, translating to MANRNENGHSGNADKEVRVWCDGCYDMVHFGHANSLRQAKALGHKLVVGIHNDEDITKNKGPPVFTQEERYKMVRGIKWVDEVVEDAPYVTTLETLDKYDCDFCVHGDDITLTADGVDTYHLVKKAQRYKEVSRTAGVSTTDLVGRMLLLTKNHFKQGDKEYEVEKDDVDALEALLKRYNEEHFQILGSSQLGQDHTARSPWTGCSQFLPTTQKIIQFSDGKAPKPTDRIVYVAGAFDLFHVGHLDFLEKAKEHGDYLIVGLHTDPVVNQYKGGNYPIMNLHERVLSVLACKYVNEVVIGAPYSVTADLMEHFNVGLVCHGQTHIALDVGNIDPYAIPKQMGKFMLIDSGNTITTEDIVERIIRHRLEFEQRNKKKEKKEIEVYEAMQKVKLAQKSG from the exons ATGGCAAATCGGAACGAAAACGGCCACTCCGGCAACGCCGACAAGGAAGTGCGCGTCTGGTGCGATGGATG CTACGATATGGTACACTTTGGACATGCGAATTCCCTCCGCCAGGCGAAGGCGCTCGGCCACAAGCTCGTTGTCGGCATCCATAACGACGAGGACATTACTAAGAACAAGGGCCCGCCAGTATTTACGCAGGAGGAAAG ATACAAAATGGTGCGTGGCATCAAATGGGTCGATGAGGTGGTGGAAGACGCGCCGTACGTAACCACGCTCGAAACGCTCGACAAGTACGACTGTGACTTCTGCGTGCACGGTG ATGACATCACCCTAACAGCGGATGGTGTGGACACGTACCATTTAGTCAAAAAGGCACAGCGATACAa GGAAGTATCGAGGACGGCAGGAGTTTCGACGACGGATCTGGTCGGACGCATGCTACTCCTTACCAAGAACCATTTTAAGCAAGGTGATAAGGAATATGAGGTTGAGAAAGATG ATGTAGACGCGCTAGAAGCATTGCTGAAGCGGTATAATGAAGAACACTTCCAAATCCTAGGCTCGTCCCAGCTCGGCCAGGACCATACGGCCCGCAGCCCCTGGACCGGCTGCTCCCAGTTCCTGCCGACGACGCAAAAAATCATCCAGTTCAGTGACGGCAAGGCGCCGAAGCCGACCGACCGCATCGTGTACGTGGCCGGTGCGTTCGACCTGTTTCACGTCGGCCATCTGGACTTCCTGGAGAAGGCGAAGGAGCACGGCGACTATCTGATCGTCGGGCTGCACACCGACCCGGTGGTGAACCAGTACAAGGGCGGCAACTATCCGATCATGAACCTGCACGAGCGCGTGCTAAGTGTGCTGGCCTGCAAGTACGTGAACGAGGTGGTGATCGGCGCGCCGTACTCGGTGACGGCCGACCTGATGGAACACTTTAACGTGGGGCTGGTGTGCCACGGTCAGACGCACATTGCGCTGGATGTGGGTAATATCGATCCGTACGCGATACCGAAGCAGATGGGCAAGTTTATGCTGATTGATTCCG gcaACACCATCACGACGGAAGACATTGTGGAAAGAATCATTCGCCATCGGCTCGAGTTTGAGCAGcgcaacaaaaagaaggaaaagaaggagATTGAAGTGTACGAGGCGATGCAGAAGGTGAAGCTGGCCCAGAAATCCGGTTGA
- the LOC120956645 gene encoding ethanolamine-phosphate cytidylyltransferase isoform X1, with translation MANRNENGHSGNADKEVRVWCDGCYDMVHFGHANSLRQAKALGHKLVVGIHNDEDITKNKGPPVFTQEERYKMVRGIKWVDEVVEDAPYVTTLETLDKYDCDFCVHGDDITLTADGVDTYHLVKKAQRYKEVSRTAGVSTTDLVGRMLLLTKNHFKQGDKEYEVEKDEDVDALEALLKRYNEEHFQILGSSQLGQDHTARSPWTGCSQFLPTTQKIIQFSDGKAPKPTDRIVYVAGAFDLFHVGHLDFLEKAKEHGDYLIVGLHTDPVVNQYKGGNYPIMNLHERVLSVLACKYVNEVVIGAPYSVTADLMEHFNVGLVCHGQTHIALDVGNIDPYAIPKQMGKFMLIDSGNTITTEDIVERIIRHRLEFEQRNKKKEKKEIEVYEAMQKVKLAQKSG, from the exons ATGGCAAATCGGAACGAAAACGGCCACTCCGGCAACGCCGACAAGGAAGTGCGCGTCTGGTGCGATGGATG CTACGATATGGTACACTTTGGACATGCGAATTCCCTCCGCCAGGCGAAGGCGCTCGGCCACAAGCTCGTTGTCGGCATCCATAACGACGAGGACATTACTAAGAACAAGGGCCCGCCAGTATTTACGCAGGAGGAAAG ATACAAAATGGTGCGTGGCATCAAATGGGTCGATGAGGTGGTGGAAGACGCGCCGTACGTAACCACGCTCGAAACGCTCGACAAGTACGACTGTGACTTCTGCGTGCACGGTG ATGACATCACCCTAACAGCGGATGGTGTGGACACGTACCATTTAGTCAAAAAGGCACAGCGATACAa GGAAGTATCGAGGACGGCAGGAGTTTCGACGACGGATCTGGTCGGACGCATGCTACTCCTTACCAAGAACCATTTTAAGCAAGGTGATAAGGAATATGAGGTTGAGAAAGATG AAGATGTAGACGCGCTAGAAGCATTGCTGAAGCGGTATAATGAAGAACACTTCCAAATCCTAGGCTCGTCCCAGCTCGGCCAGGACCATACGGCCCGCAGCCCCTGGACCGGCTGCTCCCAGTTCCTGCCGACGACGCAAAAAATCATCCAGTTCAGTGACGGCAAGGCGCCGAAGCCGACCGACCGCATCGTGTACGTGGCCGGTGCGTTCGACCTGTTTCACGTCGGCCATCTGGACTTCCTGGAGAAGGCGAAGGAGCACGGCGACTATCTGATCGTCGGGCTGCACACCGACCCGGTGGTGAACCAGTACAAGGGCGGCAACTATCCGATCATGAACCTGCACGAGCGCGTGCTAAGTGTGCTGGCCTGCAAGTACGTGAACGAGGTGGTGATCGGCGCGCCGTACTCGGTGACGGCCGACCTGATGGAACACTTTAACGTGGGGCTGGTGTGCCACGGTCAGACGCACATTGCGCTGGATGTGGGTAATATCGATCCGTACGCGATACCGAAGCAGATGGGCAAGTTTATGCTGATTGATTCCG gcaACACCATCACGACGGAAGACATTGTGGAAAGAATCATTCGCCATCGGCTCGAGTTTGAGCAGcgcaacaaaaagaaggaaaagaaggagATTGAAGTGTACGAGGCGATGCAGAAGGTGAAGCTGGCCCAGAAATCCGGTTGA
- the LOC120956645 gene encoding ethanolamine-phosphate cytidylyltransferase isoform X3, translating to MANRNENGHSGNADKEVRVWCDGCYDMVHFGHANSLRQAKALGHKLVVGIHNDEDITKNKGPPVFTQEERYKMVRGIKWVDEVVEDAPYVTTLETLDKYDCDFCVHGDDITLTADGVDTYHLVKKAQRYKEVSRTAGVSTTDLVGRMLLLTKNHFKQGDKEYEVEKDGSSQLGQDHTARSPWTGCSQFLPTTQKIIQFSDGKAPKPTDRIVYVAGAFDLFHVGHLDFLEKAKEHGDYLIVGLHTDPVVNQYKGGNYPIMNLHERVLSVLACKYVNEVVIGAPYSVTADLMEHFNVGLVCHGQTHIALDVGNIDPYAIPKQMGKFMLIDSGNTITTEDIVERIIRHRLEFEQRNKKKEKKEIEVYEAMQKVKLAQKSG from the exons ATGGCAAATCGGAACGAAAACGGCCACTCCGGCAACGCCGACAAGGAAGTGCGCGTCTGGTGCGATGGATG CTACGATATGGTACACTTTGGACATGCGAATTCCCTCCGCCAGGCGAAGGCGCTCGGCCACAAGCTCGTTGTCGGCATCCATAACGACGAGGACATTACTAAGAACAAGGGCCCGCCAGTATTTACGCAGGAGGAAAG ATACAAAATGGTGCGTGGCATCAAATGGGTCGATGAGGTGGTGGAAGACGCGCCGTACGTAACCACGCTCGAAACGCTCGACAAGTACGACTGTGACTTCTGCGTGCACGGTG ATGACATCACCCTAACAGCGGATGGTGTGGACACGTACCATTTAGTCAAAAAGGCACAGCGATACAa GGAAGTATCGAGGACGGCAGGAGTTTCGACGACGGATCTGGTCGGACGCATGCTACTCCTTACCAAGAACCATTTTAAGCAAGGTGATAAGGAATATGAGGTTGAGAAAGATG GCTCGTCCCAGCTCGGCCAGGACCATACGGCCCGCAGCCCCTGGACCGGCTGCTCCCAGTTCCTGCCGACGACGCAAAAAATCATCCAGTTCAGTGACGGCAAGGCGCCGAAGCCGACCGACCGCATCGTGTACGTGGCCGGTGCGTTCGACCTGTTTCACGTCGGCCATCTGGACTTCCTGGAGAAGGCGAAGGAGCACGGCGACTATCTGATCGTCGGGCTGCACACCGACCCGGTGGTGAACCAGTACAAGGGCGGCAACTATCCGATCATGAACCTGCACGAGCGCGTGCTAAGTGTGCTGGCCTGCAAGTACGTGAACGAGGTGGTGATCGGCGCGCCGTACTCGGTGACGGCCGACCTGATGGAACACTTTAACGTGGGGCTGGTGTGCCACGGTCAGACGCACATTGCGCTGGATGTGGGTAATATCGATCCGTACGCGATACCGAAGCAGATGGGCAAGTTTATGCTGATTGATTCCG gcaACACCATCACGACGGAAGACATTGTGGAAAGAATCATTCGCCATCGGCTCGAGTTTGAGCAGcgcaacaaaaagaaggaaaagaaggagATTGAAGTGTACGAGGCGATGCAGAAGGTGAAGCTGGCCCAGAAATCCGGTTGA